A genome region from Oceanococcus sp. HetDA_MAG_MS8 includes the following:
- a CDS encoding fumarate hydratase, with the protein MTTIRQDDFISSIADALQFISYYHPKDFITAVHEAWQKEENPAAKDAMAQILINSRMCAEGRRPICQDTGIVTVFLKVGMDVRFEAQMSVAEMVNEGVRRAYQHPDNVLRASILADPAGKRQNTRDNTPAVIHMELVPGNTVDVKVAAKGGGSEAKSKFVMLNPSDSIVDWVVKTVPTMGAGWCPPGMLGLGIGGTAEKAMVLAKESLMDPIDIHELRQRGPNSRIEELRLDIMDAVNALGIGAQGLGGLTTVLDIKIKDYPTHAANLPVAMIPNCAATRHAHFTLDGSGPAVLTPPSLDDWPVIAREAGDAKRVDLDTITAADTQQWKPGDVLLLSGKMYTGRDAAHKKMVDMFSRGEELPVDLKGKFIYYVGPVDPVRDEVVGPAGPTTATRMDKFTDTVLEKTGLIGMVGKAERGPVAREAIKKHGAVYLMAVGGAAYLVSKAIVGSKVVAFPELGMEAIYEFEVKDMPVTVAVDASGESVHETGPKVWKLKIESAA; encoded by the coding sequence ATGACGACCATTCGCCAGGACGACTTCATCTCGTCCATTGCTGACGCGCTGCAGTTCATCTCCTACTACCACCCCAAGGACTTCATCACGGCGGTGCATGAAGCTTGGCAAAAGGAAGAGAACCCGGCGGCCAAGGATGCGATGGCGCAGATTCTGATCAACTCACGCATGTGTGCCGAAGGCCGCCGGCCGATTTGTCAGGACACCGGCATCGTCACGGTGTTCTTAAAAGTCGGCATGGATGTGCGCTTTGAGGCGCAGATGAGCGTCGCGGAGATGGTGAATGAAGGCGTTCGCCGCGCCTACCAACACCCCGATAACGTGCTGCGGGCCTCGATTCTAGCCGACCCTGCCGGCAAGCGGCAGAACACCCGCGACAACACCCCGGCGGTGATCCACATGGAGCTGGTGCCGGGCAATACCGTGGACGTGAAGGTGGCGGCCAAGGGCGGTGGTTCCGAGGCTAAGTCCAAGTTTGTAATGCTCAACCCTTCCGATTCCATTGTGGACTGGGTGGTCAAAACTGTGCCGACCATGGGCGCCGGCTGGTGCCCGCCAGGCATGTTGGGGCTGGGGATTGGCGGCACTGCTGAGAAGGCCATGGTGCTGGCCAAAGAATCTCTGATGGACCCCATCGACATCCATGAGCTGCGCCAGCGCGGCCCCAACAGCCGTATCGAAGAACTGCGGCTGGATATCATGGATGCGGTGAATGCCTTGGGCATTGGTGCCCAGGGCTTGGGCGGCCTGACCACCGTTCTCGATATTAAGATCAAGGACTACCCCACCCACGCGGCCAACCTGCCCGTGGCCATGATTCCCAATTGCGCGGCCACCCGCCATGCTCACTTCACTCTGGATGGCTCCGGCCCGGCGGTACTCACCCCGCCCAGCCTGGATGACTGGCCAGTGATCGCGCGCGAAGCCGGGGATGCCAAACGCGTGGACCTGGACACCATCACTGCCGCAGACACCCAGCAATGGAAGCCGGGCGATGTGCTGCTGCTCTCCGGCAAGATGTATACCGGCCGCGATGCTGCGCACAAGAAGATGGTGGATATGTTCAGCCGGGGTGAAGAGCTGCCGGTGGACCTCAAAGGCAAGTTCATCTACTACGTGGGCCCGGTTGACCCCGTGCGTGACGAAGTGGTGGGCCCAGCCGGCCCCACCACAGCCACCCGCATGGACAAGTTCACCGACACCGTGCTGGAAAAAACCGGCCTGATTGGGATGGTGGGCAAGGCTGAACGCGGCCCCGTGGCCCGCGAAGCCATCAAAAAGCATGGCGCCGTTTACTTGATGGCGGTTGGCGGCGCCGCTTATTTGGTCAGCAAGGCCATCGTCGGCTCCAAAGTGGTGGCCTTCCCCGAGCTAGGCATGGAAGCCATCTATGAGTTTGAGGTCAAGGACATGCCCGTGACCGTGGCCGTGGATGCCAGCGGCGAGTCGGTGCATGAAACCGGCCCGAAGGTGTGGAAGCTCAAGATCGAGTCAGCGGCTTGA
- a CDS encoding TolC family protein, whose product MGKSQPVWRIVWLAGLIVTTPAAWAGLLLAIYDQATQQAPALLAATQEREAALAQAGIARAGLLPQVGIEGGYGRLRVDTTDTQSPFIQEQRLLGNVTDAGVRLVQPVLDLAAWERWAQYKQTQARAELNYLVANQQMILEVAQRYVLWLEAVVALDYAVAHLQAMDQQRDQFASRLELGLATAAELALVEAERDAAAADEITAAAALRSAREGIRELLGRVPDVPTRFASPIPADNPQPASPEPWVEQALEANPVVAEATIARDLAQSELRERKRSLWPKLRLEAEHAYSDTSEFQLGREAQNSRIELRLGVPVFDGGATLAKVRVADHVLGQRDAELLAARREAERATRDAYDGVVTGVVQLSASRRALRSAQAAVDAQDGRYRSGLATLADQLAVRGQERKALSDLAKARHRYLLSRLRLAAAVGSLGRADLAAVDALLQPRR is encoded by the coding sequence ATGGGGAAGTCGCAACCGGTTTGGCGCATTGTGTGGCTGGCTGGTTTGATAGTAACCACGCCGGCTGCGTGGGCGGGGTTACTACTCGCCATCTACGATCAGGCTACGCAGCAGGCTCCAGCCTTGCTGGCAGCGACGCAAGAGCGTGAAGCAGCCCTGGCGCAGGCTGGCATTGCCCGGGCGGGGTTATTGCCCCAGGTAGGAATCGAGGGCGGCTATGGACGCCTGCGGGTGGACACCACCGACACCCAGTCCCCGTTTATTCAGGAGCAGCGCCTGCTCGGCAATGTGACTGATGCGGGTGTGCGGCTGGTCCAGCCGGTATTAGATTTGGCCGCCTGGGAGCGCTGGGCGCAATATAAGCAAACCCAGGCGCGGGCCGAGCTGAATTATTTGGTCGCCAACCAGCAGATGATTCTGGAAGTGGCCCAGCGGTATGTGTTGTGGTTGGAGGCTGTGGTCGCCTTGGATTACGCCGTGGCCCATTTGCAGGCCATGGACCAGCAGCGTGACCAGTTCGCTTCGCGATTGGAGCTGGGCTTGGCAACCGCAGCCGAATTGGCGCTGGTCGAAGCCGAACGCGATGCCGCTGCGGCCGACGAAATTACCGCTGCTGCAGCGCTGCGCTCGGCGCGTGAAGGTATTCGTGAGCTCTTGGGCCGGGTGCCAGACGTGCCTACTCGTTTTGCCAGCCCCATTCCGGCGGACAACCCACAGCCTGCCAGCCCTGAGCCTTGGGTAGAGCAGGCCTTGGAGGCCAACCCTGTGGTAGCGGAGGCCACAATTGCGCGCGATTTGGCCCAATCCGAACTGCGCGAACGTAAGCGTTCACTCTGGCCCAAACTTCGTTTAGAAGCCGAGCATGCTTACAGCGATACCAGCGAATTTCAGTTGGGCCGTGAGGCTCAAAATTCCCGCATTGAGCTGCGCTTGGGCGTGCCCGTGTTTGATGGTGGGGCCACCCTGGCAAAAGTGCGTGTCGCTGACCATGTGCTGGGGCAGCGTGACGCCGAGTTGCTAGCGGCGCGCCGCGAAGCAGAACGCGCGACCCGTGACGCATATGACGGGGTGGTCACGGGCGTGGTGCAGTTATCTGCCAGTCGGCGTGCCTTGCGCTCGGCGCAAGCGGCTGTTGATGCTCAAGATGGTCGCTACCGCAGCGGGCTTGCGACTCTGGCGGATCAACTCGCCGTGCGTGGCCAGGAACGCAAAGCCCTGTCGGACTTGGCCAAAGCTCGTCACCGTTATTTGCTCAGTCGGCTGCGCTTGGCCGCTGCCGTTGGCAGCTTGGGTCGTGCCGATTTAGCCGCCGTCGATGCGCTATTGCAGCCGCGGCGCTGA
- a CDS encoding alpha/beta hydrolase, translating into MAALDRDGVALAYQQMGVGPDVVLVHGLASNRAFWYASHAQWLVQAGYRVTLFDLRGHGYSGVSETGYSATALAADLAHLIDTLELGPVLLMGHSYGGGVALEYAAQHPHKIAGLALLDTRVNRLQPQQWLHEGPELSRLEQAVMRATPAEWEGETQVGLRYLEALARATVAGVPLPSMGQWTPFGQGRGGLRSAKQFVRLLDMTEAQREFVVMGATPARLRSQLRQVPLLLAYGAQSRCLPSQLALAQLLPQAHCTQIAHAGHFFPATHPQATRERLQAWLRSLPGQLQQVAS; encoded by the coding sequence ATGGCGGCTTTAGACCGTGACGGTGTGGCTTTGGCCTATCAGCAGATGGGTGTCGGCCCTGATGTGGTGTTGGTTCATGGTTTGGCGAGTAACCGCGCCTTTTGGTATGCCAGCCATGCCCAGTGGCTGGTGCAGGCGGGTTACCGAGTCACCTTGTTTGACCTGCGCGGTCACGGCTACTCAGGAGTGTCTGAAACGGGGTATAGCGCAACTGCGCTGGCTGCGGACCTGGCCCATCTCATTGACACATTAGAGCTGGGCCCGGTTTTACTCATGGGCCATAGCTATGGGGGCGGAGTCGCTTTGGAATATGCCGCTCAGCACCCTCACAAAATAGCTGGGCTTGCGTTGTTGGATACCCGTGTGAACCGTCTGCAACCCCAGCAATGGCTGCATGAAGGGCCGGAATTAAGCCGCCTGGAACAGGCCGTGATGCGCGCCACGCCTGCGGAGTGGGAGGGAGAAACCCAAGTAGGGCTTCGCTATTTGGAGGCTTTGGCACGTGCCACCGTCGCTGGAGTTCCATTGCCTTCCATGGGGCAGTGGACACCCTTTGGGCAGGGCCGTGGTGGCTTGCGTAGTGCCAAACAGTTTGTACGCCTGCTGGATATGACCGAAGCCCAGCGCGAATTTGTGGTGATGGGAGCGACACCTGCGCGGCTTCGCAGCCAGCTCCGTCAGGTACCATTACTACTGGCCTATGGTGCTCAGTCGCGTTGTCTGCCTAGCCAACTGGCATTGGCGCAGTTGCTGCCACAGGCCCATTGCACGCAAATCGCCCATGCTGGGCATTTCTTTCCCGCGACTCATCCCCAAGCTACGCGCGAGCGCCTTCAAGCTTGGTTACGCAGCCTGCCCGGACAGTTGCAGCAGGTGGCCTCATGA
- a CDS encoding acyltransferase domain-containing protein, whose product MSEPIAIVGMAGTYAGASNKDQFWSNVLNKVDAVSDAPEDWLGPFFDADSDANDRIYNRKGGFLRGGASFNPMRYGIMPRAVDGGEPDQFLALKLASDALEDAGYLDADFDRSRAGVILGRGTYINRGYTNLLQHGLVIDQTLQLLAQARPDLGEAELRQVRKALKAQLPPFNTEMAPGLVPNVTSGLIANRLNLMGPNYILDAACASTLIALDHAVRELQSGRADLMISGGVQASTPPQIVMIFCQLGAISRGPLRPFSNQAGGTLLGEGAGLFVLKRLSDAQRDEDRIYAVIRGIGSSSDGKAKGLLAPRPEGEVLAIRRGYENAGVDPASVDLIECHGTGIPLGDATEIGSLRAVFGERTGPAPRIAIGSVKSMIAHCLPAAGSAALMKTALALHHQVLPPTLCEEVSPELELESSAFYVNTETRPWLHDPRSPRRAGINAFGFGGVNSHLVVEEYQPHSQRALVQMPVRLQEHDAELFCFAAASRDDLAAQLDQAIAAADGGAFLTLQSHPAQAEHRAAVAATSPADLSKKLKALRKRLDKATGFTATRGGAAYGVGAAPGKLALLFPGEGAQYPGMLESLARRFPALREWLDFVESNADASQPLRPRDALVPAPTALNDGQRASLESRLYEMDMASESIFAASAGLLALLRQCQVQPDAIIGHSTGEHAALVAAGAFGEIDAEGLRGLTRTLNTVYQKLLSQGQIATGVLLTVGALDAAAREAALEPFAQVACVAMDNCPNQAVIFVAEEHAAAVEKALVTAGGIVASLPFDRAYHTEHFAPVTQAFRQAFAQVHMQPTQVPVLSCASLDWFPSDADTMRDLACAQWSQPVRFRQAVQTLLDAGVSTFVEVGPSANLSAFVQDSLKAHDGQAISIATNSRRQDDQQGLLAALGQIWVAGHAVDLAPVLRAAEANSVEEPKPDPALATVLPMLHWPEDLVPDWQPRSTEQESVVASAPVSSPDPALVTNGLNVAPAQQPRSVTPTAERPAVSPAAALPLAPEPGQQPVLQQHFSLMQEFLAQQSRVLAAMERGGVGTASAVSHPATSHGPLLAAAPEVDAEQAQGRFLLDPLQQLYLQDHTLGAAPSLQEAERTALAVVPFTFSLEMAAQLARSLAPQGWPLVGFAKARGQRWLALDHGPRSLTGRAQRLEQGAQQVRVQCELDDGGKGAAFSVVCVFAPAYPAAVAMEPVLANQPIRDNPPDQLYSRGMFHGPRLQGVARLSGWDEHAIAADLVVKPLADCVQTGQVHAWETDPILLDAVGQLAGYWLSEKERAGFNCFPYAIDQIDLYAPPPSAGEQLPSTGRFDATSATTFAAHWQVGDGRGGLWANIRGWSDRKFAVDPRFTRWRSAPQSQALSQGLDTGQAPLALRWLPAQPDDFWAQAGGIWLRVAAHLSLSSSELVQFYSLEGMRQQDWLLGRLAAKEAIRDLASRWGQTLALADLTLGYAADGRPQVEAGDLARPVTISIAHHQGQAVAVAADASLAVGVDLVCTQNLDTDSIARTALGAAEREQWLGLQPDQRADFVARVWAAKEAAAKAVGSGLQGRPDQWQVQTQAAAQQVRGPQGQQLQWQSIDIPQGVIALALSTQIDMERQSA is encoded by the coding sequence ATGAGTGAGCCTATTGCCATTGTGGGTATGGCGGGCACCTACGCCGGCGCCTCCAACAAAGACCAGTTTTGGTCCAATGTGCTGAATAAAGTGGATGCCGTCAGTGACGCGCCGGAGGACTGGTTAGGGCCTTTTTTCGATGCGGACTCGGATGCCAACGACCGCATCTACAACCGCAAGGGGGGCTTCCTCAGGGGCGGCGCCAGCTTTAACCCGATGCGCTACGGCATCATGCCCCGCGCAGTCGATGGTGGCGAGCCAGATCAGTTTTTGGCTCTGAAATTGGCCAGCGATGCGCTTGAAGATGCCGGCTACCTAGACGCTGACTTCGACCGCAGCCGGGCTGGGGTCATCTTAGGACGTGGCACCTATATCAATCGCGGCTATACCAACTTGCTCCAGCATGGATTGGTCATTGATCAAACCCTGCAGTTGCTGGCTCAGGCCCGGCCCGACCTAGGCGAGGCTGAATTGCGCCAAGTGCGTAAGGCGCTCAAAGCTCAGCTTCCCCCGTTTAATACAGAAATGGCTCCGGGCTTGGTGCCCAATGTCACCAGCGGCTTGATCGCCAACCGGCTCAACTTGATGGGGCCCAACTATATTCTGGACGCGGCCTGCGCCTCGACCTTAATTGCCCTGGATCACGCGGTTCGTGAGCTACAAAGCGGCCGGGCTGATTTGATGATCAGTGGCGGTGTGCAAGCGTCAACACCGCCGCAAATTGTGATGATTTTCTGCCAATTGGGGGCTATCTCGCGCGGCCCCTTACGGCCCTTTTCCAACCAAGCTGGGGGCACCCTGCTGGGCGAAGGCGCGGGTCTGTTCGTACTCAAGCGCTTAAGCGATGCTCAGCGCGATGAGGATCGTATTTATGCCGTTATTCGCGGCATTGGATCCTCCTCTGATGGTAAGGCTAAGGGCTTGCTCGCTCCCCGCCCCGAGGGTGAGGTGCTGGCCATACGCCGCGGTTATGAGAATGCCGGCGTTGACCCGGCCAGCGTGGATCTCATTGAGTGCCATGGCACGGGCATTCCTCTGGGCGATGCGACAGAGATTGGCTCGCTACGCGCCGTGTTTGGAGAAAGAACGGGCCCAGCGCCGCGCATTGCTATTGGCTCGGTCAAATCCATGATCGCCCATTGCTTACCCGCGGCTGGCAGTGCCGCGCTGATGAAAACAGCCTTGGCGCTACATCACCAAGTGCTGCCACCCACGCTGTGCGAAGAGGTGTCGCCAGAGCTGGAGTTAGAGAGCAGCGCCTTTTACGTCAACACCGAGACCCGGCCCTGGTTACACGACCCACGCAGCCCCCGTCGCGCCGGCATCAATGCCTTCGGCTTTGGCGGAGTGAACTCGCATTTGGTGGTGGAGGAGTATCAGCCACACAGCCAGCGCGCCCTGGTGCAAATGCCGGTGCGCCTGCAAGAGCATGACGCGGAGTTGTTCTGCTTTGCGGCAGCCAGCCGTGATGACTTGGCCGCGCAACTGGATCAGGCCATTGCGGCTGCAGATGGCGGGGCATTCTTAACGTTGCAAAGCCATCCTGCGCAGGCCGAGCATCGCGCTGCCGTAGCCGCTACTTCGCCTGCGGATCTGAGTAAGAAGCTCAAAGCCCTGCGCAAGCGCTTGGACAAGGCCACAGGCTTCACCGCCACCCGTGGTGGCGCGGCCTATGGAGTCGGTGCGGCGCCGGGCAAGCTGGCATTGCTCTTCCCGGGCGAAGGGGCGCAGTACCCCGGTATGTTGGAGTCCTTGGCGCGTCGCTTCCCCGCTCTGCGGGAATGGCTAGATTTTGTAGAAAGCAATGCCGATGCCAGTCAGCCGCTCCGGCCTCGGGATGCTTTGGTTCCAGCGCCAACTGCCCTGAATGATGGTCAGCGGGCTAGTCTGGAGTCACGCCTGTACGAAATGGACATGGCGTCGGAGTCCATTTTTGCGGCCAGTGCTGGGCTGCTGGCTTTGTTACGTCAGTGCCAGGTTCAGCCCGATGCCATCATTGGTCATTCCACAGGTGAACATGCGGCCTTGGTGGCTGCTGGCGCTTTTGGAGAGATTGATGCCGAAGGCTTGCGCGGCCTGACCCGCACCCTGAATACGGTGTACCAAAAGCTGCTCTCTCAGGGGCAGATCGCCACGGGAGTCTTGCTAACCGTAGGCGCCTTAGACGCAGCAGCCCGTGAGGCAGCATTGGAGCCTTTCGCGCAAGTGGCCTGCGTGGCCATGGACAATTGCCCCAACCAAGCTGTGATTTTTGTGGCTGAAGAGCATGCGGCAGCGGTGGAAAAAGCCTTGGTCACAGCTGGGGGCATTGTGGCCAGTTTGCCTTTCGACCGGGCCTATCACACCGAACACTTCGCGCCGGTGACGCAGGCATTTCGTCAGGCCTTTGCCCAGGTCCACATGCAGCCTACGCAGGTGCCGGTGTTGTCCTGCGCCAGCCTGGATTGGTTTCCCAGCGATGCCGACACCATGCGTGATTTGGCCTGTGCTCAGTGGTCGCAGCCGGTGCGCTTTCGGCAGGCCGTGCAAACCCTTTTAGACGCAGGCGTGAGTACCTTTGTAGAGGTGGGGCCCAGCGCCAATCTCAGCGCCTTTGTACAGGACAGCCTCAAGGCCCATGACGGCCAGGCGATTAGCATTGCAACCAATAGTCGGCGCCAAGACGATCAGCAGGGCCTGCTGGCAGCTTTAGGTCAGATTTGGGTGGCCGGGCATGCCGTGGATTTGGCGCCAGTTCTGCGTGCCGCCGAAGCGAATAGCGTGGAGGAGCCCAAGCCCGACCCAGCATTGGCGACGGTGCTGCCCATGCTGCACTGGCCCGAAGATCTGGTGCCTGATTGGCAGCCTCGCTCCACGGAGCAAGAGTCTGTTGTCGCCTCGGCTCCAGTGTCGAGCCCTGATCCGGCTCTAGTCACAAACGGCCTCAATGTTGCCCCAGCGCAGCAGCCAAGGTCAGTGACGCCGACGGCAGAACGCCCGGCCGTATCGCCAGCAGCAGCCCTGCCCCTGGCGCCCGAGCCCGGCCAACAGCCGGTGCTACAGCAACACTTCAGCCTGATGCAGGAGTTTTTGGCCCAGCAATCTCGGGTATTGGCGGCCATGGAGCGGGGAGGCGTGGGCACTGCTTCGGCGGTCAGTCATCCAGCGACGAGCCATGGCCCGCTCTTGGCTGCGGCGCCCGAGGTTGATGCTGAGCAGGCCCAGGGCCGATTTTTGCTCGACCCCCTTCAGCAGCTTTATTTGCAGGATCACACCCTGGGCGCAGCGCCATCACTGCAGGAAGCTGAGCGTACGGCCTTAGCCGTCGTTCCCTTTACCTTCAGTTTGGAAATGGCTGCCCAGTTGGCCCGCAGTCTGGCTCCACAGGGTTGGCCCTTGGTGGGCTTCGCTAAGGCGCGCGGACAACGCTGGTTGGCGCTGGATCACGGCCCTAGAAGTTTGACCGGGCGGGCGCAGCGCCTAGAGCAGGGCGCGCAGCAAGTGCGGGTTCAATGCGAACTCGATGATGGCGGTAAGGGCGCGGCTTTCAGCGTGGTCTGTGTGTTTGCCCCCGCCTATCCCGCGGCTGTGGCCATGGAGCCCGTATTGGCGAATCAGCCCATCCGCGACAACCCGCCTGATCAACTCTACAGCCGGGGAATGTTTCATGGCCCCAGACTGCAGGGGGTGGCGCGCCTAAGCGGCTGGGATGAACACGCGATTGCGGCTGATCTGGTGGTTAAGCCCTTGGCGGATTGCGTGCAGACGGGGCAAGTACATGCTTGGGAAACCGACCCCATCTTGCTGGATGCCGTAGGCCAGCTGGCCGGATATTGGCTGAGTGAGAAGGAGCGCGCGGGCTTCAATTGCTTCCCCTATGCCATCGACCAGATTGATCTCTATGCGCCACCGCCGTCGGCGGGCGAGCAGCTGCCGTCTACCGGCCGCTTCGACGCGACCTCTGCAACCACCTTCGCTGCCCACTGGCAGGTCGGCGATGGTCGCGGCGGGCTATGGGCCAACATTCGCGGCTGGAGTGATCGCAAATTTGCGGTTGACCCTCGCTTCACCCGTTGGCGCAGCGCCCCGCAAAGCCAGGCTTTAAGCCAGGGCTTGGACACGGGCCAAGCCCCCTTGGCGCTACGCTGGCTGCCAGCACAGCCAGATGATTTTTGGGCCCAGGCCGGTGGTATTTGGCTCAGGGTAGCGGCGCATCTCAGCTTGAGTTCCTCTGAGCTCGTGCAGTTCTACAGCCTGGAGGGTATGCGCCAGCAGGATTGGTTACTTGGACGGCTTGCGGCCAAGGAAGCGATTCGGGATTTGGCCTCCCGCTGGGGTCAAACCCTGGCCCTAGCGGACCTCACACTTGGCTATGCCGCGGACGGCCGGCCTCAGGTTGAGGCCGGAGATTTAGCGCGTCCTGTCACGATCTCTATCGCCCATCACCAAGGTCAAGCCGTTGCTGTTGCAGCAGACGCGAGTTTGGCGGTGGGGGTAGACCTGGTGTGTACGCAGAATTTGGACACCGACAGCATTGCGCGTACGGCCTTAGGCGCTGCAGAGCGTGAGCAATGGTTGGGGCTACAACCCGACCAGCGCGCAGACTTTGTAGCCAGGGTGTGGGCGGCCAAGGAAGCGGCTGCCAAAGCTGTGGGCAGCGGCCTGCAGGGACGGCCGGATCAATGGCAGGTGCAAACCCAAGCAGCCGCCCAGCAGGTGCGCGGACCGCAGGGCCAGCAGCTGCAATGGCAAAGCATCGATATTCCCCAGGGCGTGATCGCTCTGGCGCTTTCTACGCAGATTGACATGGAGCGACAATCAGCATGA